A single region of the Cyclopterus lumpus isolate fCycLum1 chromosome 16, fCycLum1.pri, whole genome shotgun sequence genome encodes:
- the crabp2a gene encoding cellular retinoic acid-binding protein 2a: MERKIPDFAGTWEMKSSENFDELLKKLGVNKMLRLIAVKAASKPLVEITQDGETLSIKTSTTVRTTHITFTVGQEFNEATVDGRPCTSFPLWETDSKISCEQTLPKGEGPKTSWTREITNDGKLILTMGADDVICTRLYERQ; encoded by the exons ATGGAGCGCAAAATCCCGGATTTCGCCGGCACCTGGGAGATGAAGAGTTCTGAAAACTTTGACGAACTTTTGAAAAAGTTGG GTGTGAACAAGATGCTGCGTTTGATTGCCGTGAAGGCAGCCTCCAAGCCGCTGGTGGAGATCACGCAGGACGGAGAGACGCTGTCCATTAAAACCTCCACCACAGTCCGCACCACCCACATCACTTTCACTGTGGGGCAGGAGTTCAATGAGGCCACGGTGGACGGACGCCCCTGCACG AGTTTTCCACTTTGGGAAACCGACAGTAAGATCAGTTGTGAGCAGACTCTGCCGAAAGGAGAAGGGCCTAAGACGTCCTGGACCCGAGAGATCACCAATGACGGCAAACTGATCCTG ACCATGGGAGCGGATGATGTGATATGCACCAGACTCTACGAGCGACAATGA
- the LOC117745386 gene encoding uncharacterized protein LOC117745386, whose protein sequence is MAALGAFLPLAACLLMGRPGSAKNDAPCQLSKWNNGFDTFIRRHVRSGTPASLDQNQWEKYIKSIGGCDRPTQSFLQPSDLDRVKAVCTDQGGAIHKDNLCISRQPFTFVTVRSAPGTCGIRSVRVETKHLILACEELSNKCLPVHFEGNPVDAKPNNNARGCQGARSADGAPSFKMTWLWLLLSLLVIVYGYRR, encoded by the coding sequence ATGGCTGCTCTCGGGGCTTTTCTCCCCCTCGCCGCCTGTCTCCTCATGGGACGTCCCGGGTCTGCTAAGAACGACGCTCCCTGCCAGCTCTCCAAATGGAACAACGGCTTCGACACTTTCATCAGACGCCACGTCCGCTCGGGCACTCCTGCTTCTCTGGACCAGAACCAATGGGAGAAGTACATCAAGTCCATCGGGGGCTGTGACCGACCCACACAGTCCTTCCTGCAGCCAAGCGACCTGGACAGGGTGAAGGCGGTGTGCACGGACCAGGGGGGCGCGATACACAAGGACAACCTGTGCATCAGCCGGCAGCCTTTCACCTTCGTCACGGTGAGGAGTGCGCCGGGCACGTGCGGGATCAGGAGCGTGCGCGTGGAAACCAAACATCTGATCCTGGCCTGCGAGGAGCTGAGCAACAAGTGCCTGCCGGTCCATTTTGAGGGAAACCCTGTAGATGCAAAGCCAAATAACAACGCCAGAGGGTGCCAGGGCGCACGCTCTGCCGATGGGGCTCCCAGCTTCAAAATGACGTGGCTCTGGTTGTTATTGTCTCTTCTGGTTATTGTTTATGGCTACCGACGTTAA